tgTGACAGGGCAATTTATAATCTAAAATTACACAAATATacagcataataacaaacaataacaatacccctccccacatttttaaagggcagatcctccacaccatacatttagagcacatccgatgcacatttaaagctcatgacttcccccaaagaatcttccAAAGTAGTTTCCTCCCatagagctacatttcccagcatccttaacaaactacagttcccaggattctttgggggaagtaatgagCTTTCAGTGTGCATTggatgtgctctaaatgtatggtgttctTTTGCGTGGGAAAGGAGTTCCTGGGCAGGCTGATCTAGGGTTAGTCCAAAATGAGTCAGTTAACTGGAAAACTCCAAAGCAGACCAGAACAGGACCGGCTGTTCTGCTAACAGAATACTAATCTGTGTTCATTTCCACCCCAGAACTTGGAGGACAAGCATTACCTGCGAATGCAGTTGGAGGGTAAAGTGGAGGAGCTGTGGAAACGCTTCCAACAGGCCTTGCGTACTTACACAGAGGCAACGGAAGACCGAAAGATTGCCTTTGAAGGCCTCAAACGCAGAGATGAGAAGAGCACCAGGGAGATTGAGATGCAGATGAGGAAACTGCAGAAGATGCAAGTGAGTGGGCCTGCTCATTTGGGCTTCAGTCAGGCTGTGCTGTCCCTTCTACGCAGTGGTGTTCTTTCAAAATGGTAGCATTAACAACCTCCCCAAGTTACCTTTGTTGACctatatccccacccccaccccttacaaTTCACCATCAAGAGAGATACCTAACTGGTGGCCCAGTTTCTATAATTGGCAGCCCACTTGCAATGACTTCCAGGAGTGGGTGAGGTTGCCACTTGGCACACAGCTTAGTTGGGTTCACATGGTGGAGACACTCTTTGCTGGGTCCGAGGCCTTTACCTGCATTAGTGATTATCATGGCCTTGTCTTGAAGAAGTGTTGTTCTTGATTGCAGGAAACAGGGTGTCTGTGGATTAATTTATCCCCTCTATGTAAGGGACGcggctggtgctgtggtctaaaccactgagcctcttgggcttggtgatcagaaggtcggcagtttgaatccccgcaacggggtgagctcccgttgctcagtcccagctcttgccaacctagcagttcgaaagcacgccccaaaagtgcaagtagataaataggtaccgctccggtgggaaggtaaacggtgtttctgtgcactgctctggtttcggtgttctgttgaaccagaagtggcttagtcatgctggtcacatgaaccggggtggggtgggggactgtctgcggacaaacgctggcccccttggcctgtaaagctaaatgagtgtcgcaaccccagagtcgtctgcgaccggacttaactgtcaggggttctttacctttacctttttaccccctCTATGTGGGTAGATCCTGGCCTGGCTGCCATTCAAGTGGTAGCCATGGAGGGAGCACTGAACGTTTGATTTGGGCCTGCAAAGCTCAGTGGACAGAATCGGAAGGCTGGAAAAGATCAAAAATTCATCAGCCTCCAGCACTCCTCTCCATAAATCTACCTTCTCCCCCTCATCCCACCAACAGAAGAACCTGGGGAAAAATAGATTCATGGGCAAACGTCTGGTGATGCTTATcagtggtgggcagagcaacagatcctcctgaaactccccccccccacagctcccATGCCTTATAAATATCTGCAGTTGTTCCTCATCCCATTACTCTGAACCTCCTACAACAGTAAAATCTCACACCACGAAAGCTGCAAACCAAAATGGCCATCTAATCGCACCTCTTCCTGCAGCCATGAGTTTGTTTATAGTTGCCTGTCAGCTGACTAGATCCCTCTCTTGTCACCAGGACCTCATTGGCATCCTGAAGAACAAAATTGCTATTCATGCACGGGAGAGCGAGGAGCAGAACCGGCGAGTCCGCGAAGAGAAGGAGGTGGTGCTGAAGCAGCTGCAGAAGCTCAAGAGCGAGATGAACCAGGCCAGAGCCAAGGCCAGAGCCAACCTGGCTAAGCTGTCCAGGGAGAGCAGTGGGGCTCTCAAAGTGTTGGAACATGTTATGCAGAAGGTAAAACCGGATGCACTTCTGGGTAGTCATGGTCTCAGGCTCCTTCCTCCCACAAATTGAGAAAGTACATAGGATGGGGAGAATGAAGGTAGCTGAAGAGAACATGCATCAATCAAACTTTGGTGATCTCTGGTAGCCCTTGGGAATTCCCAAAATGGAGTTCAGTCCAGGAGAGTTCTTGCAGATGATGTGCAAGCACAGCTTTGGCCTGTAAAAATAGCACCTGGTTGGCTCCAAAGAAAGCTGTATTAGTGGAGACTAGCTTTCAGGGGAGGCTACTGCCTCCTGAATGGACACAGATGCCTATACTGCTGACATTTCCAAGGCAGGGGGGAATCAGCCAGGTTTTCCCTCCCTTGCTGAGAAGCTCCCTTGCTTAAAGGAATTGCCCTTCGTTTCCCATCTTGCAGTCGTGAGCAGCTGAGGTCTGGTAATCTGGAAAATAATAgggtttaacccccccccatttcccccctaccTTTCTTTAAACTATTTTAAGAAGCAATGCCTACTCTGTGTGCCTGTGCTCCCACATGACCTTGGAGAGCAGCGGAGCTTGGCTTTTGCCTCTCTTAGTCCTAGCCATGCTGGAACAGAAAGCACTTccagaggaggagtggggagggagctgcGTAGTCTATTGGGGGCAAAGATAAGGTGTTCTTGACTGGGGAAAGGAACAAACTGTGGCTGGGATTGTTCAAACAGAAGAGATGGCTGGGAATTCCTGCAAGAATAATAAATGGTGAGagtgagggagaagcagcagtagTGAAGGCTACACCTTATGCTTCTGGGCTATATGGAGGTTTTTAGCATGTGGTTCCTTTTAGCCATCACCCCTGTTGAATGCATAGCTTTCTTGCGCAAGCTTACCCTGATTATTAAAGTTGGACCCTTTACTTTTCTATCCTatgatgctgttttatttttgaatttcAGACCCTGGTTTGTTTTTAGTGGTTTTATATCAATggttttgtccatggagttttcttggcagggatactggagtggcttgctggttccttctccaggtggatcacatttggtcaaaacttaacttctctaagttatttaagccccttcaccgcgacaaggcagtgatccatgaaattTGTAACCTACATTACAAATTTATATTGGTTTTATACTCATTTGATTGCCATGGCTCTCCCTAAAGCAGGATTGGGGAACTTACGATCTTCCCGTTGTCAGAACCACCAGTTCCACcaatcctgaccactggccatgctaggaGTTCTGGGTGCTAGAATCCAgcaacaaacatctggaggagcacaaGCTCCTCGCCCTGCTCTAAAAAATCCCGGGAATTGCAGTTTGGTGAAAGTGCTGAAAATTATGTGAAGGCATTCCTAGCCCTCCAGAGAACTCAAACTCCCACTTTAGGACTATACAGAGATACTCCAGTGCAAGACCCAACCCTGGGGGGTATATCCTGTTCTAGATAGAGGAAAACAGAGTCTGATTATTGTTCCACATCCCCTATAGGCAGAGCTGATCCTGCGCCGGGCTGAGATGTGCCGCAGGCTGGAgtctgaggaggagaaagtgctgcCATTTTATGTCAGTTCCCTAACCTGGGAAGAACAGAAGTCTGTGGATAAGGTGGTTCTGGAGAAACCAGAAGAGCCATTAGCCCAGGTGAATTGTCTGTGTGTGGAAAGGGGAGGAAGGCAGGTCTGCCTGGTTCAACAGCAAAGAGGAGGAAAGTTCTTTCATTTCAGTGTCTAGGTAATGCCTTTTGGAACTTCAGGATTATTCTGTGTCTCCAGTTTAGCATTCAGGGCTGTTCTTTCCCAGAAGGAATGGTCAGATTGAGGCAATACAGCCCTGGCACCAATGGGAGCACCCACCCCAaggctagcagcagcagcagctgggatgGAGGGGTTTGCAGACCATGGCAGGGGCAGAGTTAACCCCCATGTCACAGCCCCAGTCCTGATCAGGCTTCCTATGTCTGCTCTTCACAGCAGAGGAACCACCATACTTCAAGGGATGCACTTAGCATCATGAAAGATTTCCCCACAACACTTGCTCAACCTTTGCCTCTGGttctttcccagaatgcattctgcCTGCCCCTCTATCCAGGCACACCCGACTTTGTGGTGTTTGCTTGCCGCACAGCTATAGGAAATAATCTTTGCTACAAGACCTGTAGCTGCTACATTCACAAGCAGCATTTCCTAATTTAGCAGGTGATCAAGAGCAGTTTGTTTCTCCCAATGTAGCCCCCGACTCAAAGCAGGGATTCTTGTCCAAAGACAGCATTGCAGCTCTTTAGAACCAACCCAGAAGCCTCTCTTTTCCATGTCTTTTACAGATGATGCAGGATTACGTGGGGCTGGAGCGCTTCTGGCAAAGATACAACAAGGTGAGGCTGGAGCAGCTTTCGCTGGAGCGGACTAAGCAAGCGCTGCTCCAAGACAacctcaggctgagggagctgctcAAGCAGTACCTGGATGGCATCTCAGTGAACGACGAGGTTCTGAGCCAGATCAATCCACTGATGATTGTCAACCAGCAAAATATTGCCCCCCCTTCGTCCCAGCCTGCCAAGCAGCCTATCTACAACGTGGTTGAGGCAGCACTCGAGGTCAAGCGGATCCTCTAAGTCAGCGGCATGTGATTTCAAATTAACAGACCACTGGGCATAAAGAGGAGCGAAGCCATCCCAGCCAGAAGCCTGTTGGGGAAGGGCCAATACCTGCCATTAAACAGTTGAACATAGCTGAGCTGATGCATACTAGAACCTTTTCTCCCCTCTGcaagcaaagcccccccccaggctggTATATTGGGAACTCAGATTTATGGTGGGTCTACTGCCAGTGGTTTCTTTTATAGGCTTGTGCACAGGCCTAAGAGCTGTTGTGCAAAGGCAGCAGCTAAGCACTTGTGCAGGTGCCAACTTTTGTGTGTAATTCCTTTTCGGCGTGCTAGCTTTTTTATTTAATTCAGAGTAGAGGTAGGGTTTAGCTGACTTAGAGTTACCCACAGCCCTGCCAAATGCTGGGAGATCAGATCTATCGTGTGCTGCAAAAAGTCCTTCACTttgcaggactacaattcccagggcctCCAAGGAAGATGTCATTAGTTAAAGCTCATTGTGCAAATCAGggatgcccttcagatgctgctgggctTCTGCTCCTGAAGTACCTGGCttctgtccatgctggctgggactggtgagaGCTGGAGGCCACCGACGTCTAGAGAACATATTGCAAATGTGCCTGAAGGATTGCAAATGCATCACTCTGCCCCCTGTTGCAGCAcaatctaggccaggcacccccaaactgcggccctccagatgttttggcctacaactcccatgatccctagctaacaggaccagtggtcggggaagatgggaattgtagtccaaaacacctggagggccgaagtttggggatgcctgatctaggcaatGGGAATTTTAAACATGAGTACTGCTCAGTGTATATTCTGAATGGCTTGCCAGTGCTTTGCTAGacgtgacagccatctgtcaggaatgctttgatggtgtttcctgcttggtagggggttggactggatggcccttgtggtctcttccgactatgattctatgtgactcTCAGAAATAGGCAACCTTCAATTGACAAGCGAGACTGAGCTGCTTATATATTGCAACAATACCCCCTAGATACCCTTCCCTGGTTAAAGACAGTTCAAACCACTACATCCTAGTAGGTGAGACCAACCATTCACCCAACCTACCCCTACCCTCTGCTTTTTTGTGAAAGTGTGAGCACAACAGAGCAGAACCCCCCAACAGAAGCAACTGCAAAGCCATGTCCAAAAAGGTGAGGGGGCACTTTATTTCTTCTTCGCCTtgtttctcttctcctccttgagtTTCTTCTTGGAGACACGGGGGGCCCGGGCTTTCTGGTACAGGTGGTAGCCAATGAGCCCCAAGAGCGCAGGGACGAGCCCGATGCATAGCAGGGGCAGCACGTCATTCAACATCTTCTGCCAGTAGGTGGCTCTGGACAGCCCCACCAGCTCCACCTCAAACTGCAGGGCTGCATcagctggagagagaggagggagttgGGTGAGGCAGCACTGGGAGACAATTCAGGCAAGGCAGGTCCCTAGGAAATCTGTCCTGTCCGTGTTATGCATCTATGGCAGCTAGAGAAGCACAAACAAGGCTTTGCGCTGCTCAGTGGTGCCATCAGGACTTTGGGGTCTCACTCAAAAGGCCCTCCTCAATATCGTAGTCCAAACTGCCCCACTGGTGCTGCTGCAACTGAATGTCATTTCTAGCATAGGAGAAAAGAGAAACTTTGTTCTGCTTCTCTGTGCTAGGCAATCAGTCCCTCCAGCCTCTTATCCTGTATTGGCAAAAGGTAACTTTTGCAGAaggactgtggctcagtggtagagcacctcttttgcatgcagaaagatgCACGCCCAGTCCCTGGCCTACACAGGTAAGGCTGGaagagaatcctgcctgaaatcttggagagtcaCAGCCGGCCAATGTAGACCACACTGCGCTTCCTGTGTTTCTCTGAGGGTCTGTATTGTCCACAGGATGCTCCACGCGAGAGACCCAAAGGGTTGCCTTCACCCTCTTTATGCCGTCATCTCTGCATTGGTGCATCCCTGCATTGTGTCAGGGCACAAAAGCCAGCAGAGAGCACGGCCATCAACCTGCATTTGCATGGAGGCTCAAAATGCATGGCTCTACAGACTGCATGAACTGCCAGGCCAAGGGCAGAACGTAAACAGAACCATAGAGGCTTGTCTAACTGCAAATTATATTCAAACTGATTCAGACTATACGCAAACTAATTCCTAGGGGAGTATATACTTCGCCCAAGCTGATACCTGGATTGCAACCACATATGCCAGTCACACTTAGGGGGCAGCCACAGATCCTTAAAGCAATGGGGTTAATGTGGGGTGATGAGCACAGGGCAGCTTCAGCTGTGGATGCCATGCCATTCAGCCCCAATGCCAGCAGCTAGTAAGTCAAACATCCTAATTACTTACTGAACTGGCCAGATACTCCATTGTGAGCTATACAGGTTGGCAACCATGTTGTGTGCATGCTCCTCTTATCTCACACGTTCAGTTGCCACTCTGGGCTTTCCACACGTTTGTGTGACTTTTGTCCCATTCAGTCCACATGCCTGAATTCATCTCGTGTTAGGGCGCATCTTCACTAGAAATGTGAAACCACGGCTCAGCCCAGCAAACCCTTTTAAATGCCTTGTTTTGGCCCAGGAAATTATGAAGTAATAATAAAGGAAAGAGTGCTTCTGAGTGTGTGCAGAGTACCTTTCACCATTGCTTAACTACAGCAGTTCTTTGCTGCATGCTGCAGCAAAACTAAAAGCATTGGGCTCTGCTTCAGGCAGGAAAATCTTGAGCCAACACTGCTTCTGTGCAGGATTCAGGCTTAGCTCAGCCCTTTTTAGAAGTTGAACCTACTGCTTGCTACTGCTGCTTCGTGATAAGCAGGAGGTGGGAGAAGGGAATGGAAGGAACTAAATATcttgcatttaaaaagaagactGATGGAGAAATACTGTACCAAGCACCCCACATCACCTCTTTCTCATACAGCCACCCAGTGGTACTTCACATCTAGCTATCCCACAGCATCAAAATGCTATAACTGACCACCACCCCCCTACAGTCAGTTGCTATCCAGGCTCCCCTTTTCAGTTTCTCAACCCCAAATCAGAGCCCATGTGCCATCTGTACATCCAAAGGCAATGGAAGCGGATGGACCAGCCTAGAAAAACACAGCCTGCCAAGATGTCCTGCCGAATGGCCATCAAGTAGGTGCTAGTTGCTGGATCGTACCTGGGACAGCTGGCGGGGAACCTCGTTTGCCGTATGCCAGGTGAGGGGGGATGAGGACTCTGCGTTTTTCCCTGCCAGGAAGAAGGAATGCCATGTCAGCATttgaggacaggacaggacacgGGTGTACAAAGCTGTTGACTTCAGTGGGGATTCattgggcatttttttaaaaaaaaaacccgggCAGAAAATTGCAGTCATCAGTGAAACAATCTAGAAATTCCTTGTCTGGAGGGAGCAGGGTTCAAATAAATGCTCTACAGATGCTTcacaccactttttaaaaagtttgatttccttttcacatttacttatacataaaaatatttgtatgctgcttatTGATATATAGAAATAAATCATAGTGGTTTACAACTCTAAAAAAtcataaaaccatacagtaaaataataaaaaaccaaaaacatccTAAagtcaaaacaatttaaaacaaacatcttTAGAGCATTGTGCGatatcaatcattttatttgcatgctgcctttccaaagttaaagctcaacatacaaaaaaatttacacaactacaaaaataacaaaagtagtcataaacaataaacaaatgaacaggaagtgcacaaccaaattgaacaactTCTACATAAACCCAAAGATCCAAAATAAAGATCCAAAAAGGTAACAGTAACAGCAGCCGCAACAACCCTCTaaaccaggcttcttcaacctcagccctccagatgttttaggcctacaactcccatgatccctatctagtaggaccagtggtcaggtatgatgggaattgtagtctcaaaacatctggagggccgaggctgaggaagcctgctctaaacaaTACCCTAGCCAAAGATATGTACTCTTAATCACCTGCATATGCCTGGCAGgatagaaaggttttcagcaggaaCATTTATGGGATGAGACCAAGAGTTCTTACACTGCTTCACAGGGAACCTTCCCAAGTTAAGAAAGGTTGGGCAAGGACACATCAGAAGAAGGTGATAAATTGTGGCTTGCATTAAGCTTGTGAAAGGTGCATTTTAGGGAAGGGGTTCAGAGATGTTAACACAGACTACAAGGCAAGTATACGGAAAGTTACTTACCCAACACACATATCCAGCAGACCCTGTTCTAAACCTGAGCAAAAGAAGAAACACAGATAAGAGTTAAGTATGGCATACATTCAGCACTGCTTATATTTGACAGAGAATGCAAGGCACACTGCTTTCAGCCAGGGTCAGATTCACTTGTGAGCTGCTGAGTGCATCAGTAGAGTAGCATGTGCAGAATTTAAATGATGCCACATGCAAGCAACATTTGTAAAGGAGCAACAGGAAATACAGGCTTCCAGTTTAACTTTTAAagtttttacctggcacctaaagatatgaaggtgccaggcgagcctccctgggaaaAGCATTTCATAAACAGGGAACCACTGctaaaaaggcccattctcatgcgaccaccctccagacctcacttggaagaggaaaataaagaagggcctcagattatgattgcaaggtcagttcatatggggagaggcagtccttgaggtactgtagttctgagccatttaagagGTGAAAACCAGCATTCTGAACTTCTTTAACAAATACGCGCAAGAGGCATACAGTATATACCTGACTTGTGCAATATATGCCTGTACCTAAACAACATACATGCAtataggggtggccaacttccaggagactgcgatccaCTTGCAGAGTTacaaactggaggtgatctacccccatgtTATTGGGattggagttcaggtcaaagttgttgtttttagagagaggaaatgcaAAAACTtgataaaatgcagggaggggaggggagacttagacaaaagcaaaggaaaaggagcccgtGATCAACAGCAGCCTATCCCTgtcttaaggttaccagatgtccccgtttcccggggacagtccccggatttacaatggacaaaatccattgaagtttaaaagtgtccctggattcattgaaaaaaatctggtaaccttaatataTCCCTTACATATGTACTGTGATTATAGTCTCCAGGTCCATTCCCTACATTTACTATGTGGAGAGCTTGAGAGAAGTGTTTTCCTGAACAGGACATGCCTGCAGCCTCTACTcctttttttgaacaccctcctttgtagaatgttccctcagcctcctcccctctccttgggaatcctctgggcagcccaaagagaggtgcctctcaGAGGCATCATTTGCCTGtgaagcttgtagccagggctgttgctatacagctgtgcaagcctttgagaggcagagagacgagagggcatcagaggagggagggagggagggagggaaggaaggaaagagggacagaggccagggctGCTCACAGCactcctgaccatcattcaaggcaccccagggtgccacggcacattggttgaaaaccaTTGTGCTAAATAGTTATCAAGCCTGCTCAGTTGCCAGGataaaacacagaatcatagagctggagggAGGCCTCGGTGCCTATCTTGTCCAGTCCTCTGCTCAGTTCAGGAAATGCAGGACTGCAGCACTCCACAGTGGAtggctgcccagcctctgctGGAAAGCCTCGTGCAAGAGATCCCACTTGTGAAACCATTCTCACTATTAAGAAGCTTCTCCCAACATTCAACCAAAATCTGCCCCCCTATAATTCAAACCCATTAGATCGAGTCCTGCCCTTCGGGGCAGCAGAGAGCAAACCTTtgccctcttctatgtgacaggtATTTGAAGTTCTCTGTCTCCTACCCCAACCTTGCTGTCTACAAACTCAACATAATCCATTCCTTCAATGTTTCCTCGCAGGACTGGTTTTCCACATATCTGTTGACCTCCAATGCCCCTGAACCTGTTCCAATCTGGAACCAAAACTGCtgatcattttgtgtttttacatttgGATCATTGCTACGGCAATGTTTGCTATAATATTTGCTAAGCCACTTCAAGAAACTCATTTGTGGAGTTGAAATGTGGGGTTTAATTTTTAGATAAACAAGAGGTCAGGTAATAATGGTtactacagtggtaacttggtctgcaaccgttttggattacaaccacgtcaaaccctgaAATGtatgtccctttttttggattacaacccaatttcttttgaggccccattggcgaaagcatgccttgggctacaacctgttttggtttacaactgcacctccagaacggattatgatTGTAATCCAAGGTATCAGTGTAATTGAAAAGGTCcaataatgcagtgtttcccaaccagtgtgcctccagatgttttgggactacaactcccatcattcctgaccactggtcttgctagctagggatgatgggagttgtagtcccaaaacatctggaggcacactggttgggaaacactgcaataatGTATAAAGTTCCTGCTCCAGTTCCTGTCCAAATTGCATGGGAAGTTCATTAGCCAAATTGGCCTCAGAGCGCGAGTTCCAGAGATGTACCTGGGATGACTTGTCTTTTGCCCAGCTCCACTTGCAGTGGGTCACGGGACAGAGAGCTGTCAATGACGCGGCCATCTTCAAGGGTACCCTGCAAAGAAAGAATGCAATGATCCAGCAATTCAGCGGCTAGATCCCACCAAAGCCCCAGCCAGTCCAGCAGCTAGTCTAGTCTCATGGCAGCGAAGCAATTTCCtaagggaatcccacaagcagttGCTAAACTGCACGGAAAAACAAAACTTGCAGAAGTGTGGAAACTTGTGGTTTGAGACAAATGGAGCAACACGGTGTCAGGAAAAAGGCTGCTAGTGATTCCCACCACGACAATGtcattttccattattattttttaaaatccagattTTTACAAAGGAGAGGCATTTGCTTTTCTCACACTGACAGAAATCTTGGTGTTGTGGTGTGTGCATCATCTATCCCAGCAACTAAGAAAATATGCTTCCCTCCCTTCAGAATACTTGTTCGACTTTCAAGGGACACTTTctacaccaggggtagccaatggggTCAGGGACAGACTTTGGTAATACAGCACCATGaacgaggacaaaatttggcacctcACCACatattcttattttcacaataattcctttttggtgcagttgcttttttatggatTTTCTCAGTaggctgttgttggcatctgtctgtcttgagaggcaatggagtgcacctccgggggtgaagtcaaacggtGGTGGCGTGTATGGAGGTCCTCACCcaagccttgctgatgtggtccaaaggaaagcagagcatttggaaccagcttggctgcaggagttgcctaaAGGAGGCAACCAtcctagggactccactccagatttgtgtagggttgcctccttaggcttttcttctccagaagatgTCCTGCATGGCAGCCAAGATTGAGGATCAGTTTCCTTCTCTGAGATGGGCGACCTTCCCAGGCGAATAAGCCCCATCTGCTCCTTCTCAGTAAGTACCCATATAaatctgggtgttgttgttgttgttgttgttttgtgtccCCTAGACTGGGTGACCTGTGCGGGGTAACTgcctgcactgccctaaatccccTCCATATGTTGGGACTCTCAGCTCCGCCAGCCCAGCTTGCTTGCAGGACCAGCGGTCcagaatccaacatctggagggcacccggcTGCCCCACGCCGAGTTTGCATCAGGCTGCCCAGTGCCCGCAACTGAAACCAAGTTCTTCCTCTGCTTTTTTGCTGGGAGCCTCCGCCCGGACTCCAGGGCATGTCCCGCTGTCCATGTGGCAGCCGAGCAGAAGCCTATTGGGCCTCGTGACGCGGAAGGCTGTTCCGAAAACACGCGCCCGGCAAAGGGAAGACTGGCAGCAGCGGGGCGCACAGCTCGGCTCTCCAACACAAAACGCACCCACTCGCCCCCCGCGGCCCATCTTTCCAGCCGAGCACCCGGAGGGCGGAGCCGCGGGAAGCCCCTCCCCACGCGGCAGGGAAACGCCGGTGCTGACGTGTTCGTGCGCGGCTTCCCCTGCGCGCGCCCTCCGCTTACCGTGTAGTGAATGTGGAGCGTGTCTCCCACCGCCGAGCGCTCCGCGCAGTCATCGGGGGGCTCCACCTGcggagagcggagagagagagagaggggagagaggccGTGAGCGGGGGCCCCGGATCCGAGCCGCACGTGGCTCTCCATCCGTCCAGCAGCGCGCAAACGGGAGGCGGCGGAGGGGCCTCTCCAAAGAAAGACTCCGCTGCGCCCCGAGAGTCCCTGGTCCCGGCCGGCCCTGCTGCTTCACTCCACCCATCCCACCCGCCGCCGACCGGCCGCGCAAGAGGCCCGGCCGAGGACCACGCGCGTCCCCGGGCTGCCGTGGGCCTgcgtctccctctccctcctagcTTCGCCGGCGGCATCTCGGGC
Above is a window of Zootoca vivipara chromosome 2, rZooViv1.1, whole genome shotgun sequence DNA encoding:
- the FKBP11 gene encoding peptidyl-prolyl cis-trans isomerase FKBP11, with product MTLRIPCNSTIPLQKHSCITVLARVAEHVSLARRPWRCTSAALPVPGEPLARSVPPSFLPSGRGSGQQGAAPGGGTLPCGASSAAAAQTLWATSLSLSLSLSLPLPLAMLPLRFGLVLVLLCGAGSRAQRAEDEPESPSESALRALQLETLVEPPDDCAERSAVGDTLHIHYTGTLEDGRVIDSSLSRDPLQVELGKRQVIPGLEQGLLDMCVGEKRRVLIPPHLAYGKRGSPPAVPADAALQFEVELVGLSRATYWQKMLNDVLPLLCIGLVPALLGLIGYHLYQKARAPRVSKKKLKEEKRNKAKKK
- the CCDC65 gene encoding dynein regulatory complex subunit 2, which translates into the protein MPKKRGRKRAPLTDEERLIMMQQKRLAEEERTKKKEDMLAQFLKEKLAKEERNSEINLHKITLQWRTVLREVKARELRKDIEILSQTFERVVDCKDNVIKSLAKDLSEAEAQYVHALRSHLHNIDQLLQLQRCRIGYLEEDYQTELQALQKEFDTERKIIIGHHNIESRYLQDVLLAMEQNFTDSEYEARLDFQSTRDDVKNKNLEDKHYLRMQLEGKVEELWKRFQQALRTYTEATEDRKIAFEGLKRRDEKSTREIEMQMRKLQKMQDLIGILKNKIAIHARESEEQNRRVREEKEVVLKQLQKLKSEMNQARAKARANLAKLSRESSGALKVLEHVMQKAELILRRAEMCRRLESEEEKVLPFYVSSLTWEEQKSVDKVVLEKPEEPLAQMMQDYVGLERFWQRYNKVRLEQLSLERTKQALLQDNLRLRELLKQYLDGISVNDEVLSQINPLMIVNQQNIAPPSSQPAKQPIYNVVEAALEVKRIL